GCACGCAGCCTAGAAAAGTAGTCATTGATGGCAAGGAGTGCGCGGGCCGATTGGCGAGTTGTCAATATTCGGTGAATTTGTTGCAGCGTCTGCTGGCGCAAATTGTCAGCCTTCAAATAACCACCACAGAAATAAAGAACAGTAAGTTATAAACTTATAATACTCTGGAATTGTTAATGTTTCTTATCAATAATTTTCCATGAAATGAAAGAGCATTTTCTTGGTCCTTTTCTAGAACTTGTTGAAAAGGCATAGGTGCACCAGAACTGTTTAAACTAGCACCAAAAATATGAAATTCCCTGCCCCCAGAAATTGTCCTAAGGAAGTGAAGCATTTCTATTTGTCTAGAGCCAGTTCATCAATCATAAAAACTACTAGGAAGGTAAGGTTGGATTAAAAAACCAACTTTGATATATAGACACCTAAACAGTAACGACACCCTAATACACCCAAATTCTCTCACTATACCTCTCTTCCTAtcacatcacatcatatatcacttctctctcctctttcttTCTCACTCTACTAATTTTGGGTAGACACTTATCATTTTTGTTAAAAAAGACTTAAATTACTTGAGAAAAATGAATCAAACCAATTTGATAGATGTGCAAGTGAGAAAAGTTTACCTGCCGAATAAACCCCTCGAGTGTCCCTAGCTTACCCATTGCCATAGCCATTTGACCCATGTAATTTGCCACATTTCCTGATGAACCAGAGGAGCCAGGTGATCCGGTGGACAATGTCTCCGAAAGGGACTGTTGCAATGCTTCCATGCCTTGAGACAGCGCATCTTCTGCTTGTTGGGAAGATTGCTGCAAGTTGGTAATACCCACTAGCTGCTGCTCTGTGAGAGGTTCCAATTGATTTACCAGAAGCTGCAACCAAATTCATGGCAGTCAAGTCAAAGGTTTAACTAATAAATGATCCCAGATCTCAGATATTAAAATTCTTTCACAACAGTTATGAGAAACATGTATTTACAAAGTTTAAAAATAAAGATATACACTATGCATGTGTGTTTATGTTATCATGTGTAAATTGAGAATGAATCACCTTTTTATGGTAGATATAATTGAAGTTTGATGCCCAGAATTTTGAGCCGTTATGATTTAACCtgtgttgtttttctttttgaggCAAGTGCcataataaaagaaaagaacagAAGTCATCCAAAGATTCTGGCAACAGGATTCAAACAATAGTTAttcataattatatttattattattattattattattattattatttttattattattgttgttgttgttgttgttgttggttgttgttgttgtttcatATGAAGTTATCCCAAAAAAGAACATAGATGTATGGGCAATTTCAAAAGCCGATTACAAAGTTGGTTTCTGCGAAATTAGAGATGAGGTATTGAGGAGAACAATCAGAGCACCATTAATGATGGTTCAAACCTCTTAGGCATGTTAATTTAACTTGagagaaacaaaaagaaagTCATATAAGCAGGGCAAATGGAAAAGACATGATATGTAGTTATTCTGTCCTGAATGTGTTTACCCTTGTCTTATTGTGTTTGGATCCCACGTAAACCTAACTTCCAAACAAAAGTCAAACCTTGCAGCTACATCATCAGTGGCGTAAAGAAAACTTTCTATTGATGAGTACAATTTACAACAAGCACCCTTAAGTCTTCTAAACTAAAAAGCATGATCATAGTAATAATGTGCACCATTTCTTCTCTTTCACGAAATCTGAGATTAAACAAACTATATCTATCTTAAATCAATAAAAAACCATAGGAGTTTTTACTCTGTATGTTACCAGGAAAAACTACTGGTATGAAAATCCATAATATCTTTAAGTTAACCATGAGAACAATAAACCCACTACAAGCTCACCTTAAGGAGTTCGGATGATCGAAAGCCACCAAGCCATAGAAAACACCTTTCAGCTGGTGTTTTCCACATGCCAGACAACAGATGGAAGACATCAGCCTTAGCTGCAACGATCTTCATCTTAAATATCTCATCATAATGTGCCATTATACCATCAAGAATCATGCGAAGTTCTGTGTCACTCGCATGAGAATTTACAGCTGCTCTTAGCTCGTTAATTAGCCGATTCTGCTCTTCCAGCCACCTTGCGTATTCAACATCAAATGCCATGGCCCCTGTAAAACATTGTAGTTGTTATGTATTAAATCTGCTTTGTGAAATAGCTTGCTACATCAATTCCACCACTACTTTTTTTAACAGACATATCGTGACATCAAAATTCATGAAATGAATATCTTAGTTTAGAAAGAAGGATACCATTTCCACTGTTTGAATGTGCCTGATCACCTGAGTTTGATATAAAGATTCCCTGCGGGGATAAGAACAAAATATTTTGGTTGAAGTAGAACATGATTGGAAAAGAAGAGTGTCACCAGggaagaatgagagagagacagagagagaggaTCTAATTTCACGAAATTATTGAACCTGACCTGCTGCCTAGCTTTCTGAAGCTCTTGCTCCAGTTGAGTCAACTTCAAACGACTACTTTCCAACTGTTGGACATAAGCCTGTGAAGTAATGAACTTGAGTTGTCAAGTCTTGCATCTTGATGGCCAAGTGGAGCAACGTAAATACAACAATTTCTAAAAACAATCAGAGAGGTCAAACAagtttaaaaaatataagaatcaTTGGATTCTACTATTACGGCCACTTATCACAGATTTCCAGTTACCACTCCAATTCCCATATACAAATATCATTTTAAGATTCCATTCTAAATGTGGTTAAGATGAAACACCCAGTTAACTGCCACTGTTATAACATTAGAGAGGATAAAAATAAGAGTGAAGTGTAAGGGAATTTTAATCAGTAGTCCTACACTGCAACCACAAAAATACAGCGCCCTGAGCAACTCCAACCACTAGGAGATAATATTTAATTACTACAATATATGTTCAAATTAGTCCAGCTCAAAGAAAGAGTTACTCATTTTTGTGTATTTTCTCACCATGAATTATCCTTCAGCTGTAAAGAGCTTACCTCTCAATATATAGAAGATGAAAAACCTACCAGAGAGAATTAACCACATATATCCAGGAGTAGCCTTACTGCATTTTATAGTATTTTCAAGTTCCACACTGTAtctataattttcatttttctaggATATCTTGTTCTACCTCTATTTGTACATTCCACTATTCCCTttaactaataattttttttacgtaAAAAGTATTATAATAAAGCAAAACCAATGTCCATTCCACTTTCAGTTTTTTAGCAGCTCACATAACCTGTACATCCAAACTAATCATCCAAATGCATACAAACACATCGGTGAGAATATATAGGACCCAGAGAATCAGAACTAGAGGAAAAATATCCACAAGTTATATATATGCCAAATAAAAATCATATCCTGTCTGGCTAAGTTATGATGAAACTATAGCAAAATATAAGGAGAAAGAGGAAAACAAAAAACGATACACAAGAACAAATGTTGGTGAATCAGTTATATTCCTACTTTCTTTCTCAACCGGCTTTTTCTTGCAGCCTCACGATTCTGAGCAAGCCTACGAAGACTCTgcaataaatagaaaataatgaTTATGTACCAAATATTGTATAAAATTTTGAGATATCAATGACATGATATTCATTTGCCCTTCAACATATTATCACATTGGTCCTCCAGCTATGAATGACCTCAAAATTGGTCCTTCATTGATTATTAGTGCCAAAATTGGTCCTTCAAGGACCAGCATGATGTCATTTTAAGGATcaatttgatgaaaaaaaaaagatattgaaGGACAATGATGTTGCAAATCCCTTTGGAAGAAAATTAGATGCACTTATAAATGGAGGGCCAATGAAATTTATGCATGTCTTTGGAGTACCAAACTGGACCTCTACTCGTCAAAATATACTTACCTTCTGATCTGTTTTATCCTTTGATCTGTCACTGGAGTCAGAAGCTCCAACAGCAAGGGAACTTCTATCAAACTGCACATAAGGAATACATGTATGTCAGCTTGTCAAGATCAAGAATATCAACTAAAGACCTATTCTAGAATGGAAAAGACTTCTGCTAAGgcattgtttttttaatattatttaagatCAATCACACAATTGAATCCTTGATGAATAGTTACAACTAAACAAGTTCCAATAAGCAAGAAAATAGAAGGAAAGGTTAAAGGAACACTACCCGCTGATTCTTATCATCAGTGTCACCATCTGTTGAAATATCAGTTCTAGGGCTGGCATCAGCCATGGCAGACTCTTCCTGATTTTCTGTATTACCACTTAATAATGTGACCAGATTGGATGATTGAATCTTTTGCAATTGCAAGCCCTCTTGCTCTGTTTGGTTTGTCAATGGGCTTTTATCAAGTGAAATTGGCAACTAAGTTGtaaagggaaaagaaaaaagttGCAAAATAAGAGGATGTATAACCAGCTACTAGTCCTTTAATTTACCAAGCTGAAAGTCATTAgataaaaagaacaaaaaaaactcaCCTTATCAAAAGTACCGATGTGAACACGAGAAATTGTCTGGTTACTTACTTTTAAGGGGTTAAAAGCTGAGTCTGAATCATATATCAAAAAAATTCATTAGAGAATCAAAAGGTGGAGAAAAGTCTTTCCTCATTAGCAAGAATGAAGAAAACAAAATATTCACATTATAAACCTAAATATTTAGTTCTTCATCCAACAGTAACAGCATGTGTACATTCGTAcacgtgtgtgtgtgtgtgagtgtAACTATTCCATTTTCTCATCCTTCATGGATGCTTTCCATTGCATTTATTAATGATATCTATGTCATGAGACTGATGAGATTATTAGAAGCTACGCACTGACAGATTTTATGATCAATAATTATAGTCTGTAGAGATCCAGTAAAATTTTATGATTATAAAATAGGAAAAGTTAATAATAAAGATGCCTATAAATATAATAACAACAACCAAATCTTTTCCCACATAGTGGGGTCAGCAGCATGAGTCAAAAGAGGACTTAATTCTCAGTCATGTATTTGGTCTCCCTCTACCCCAAATTACTAGATAAATCTCCTTACCAATGCTTCTATGAGTCTTCAAAAGACTTGTCCAAAGTCCAAACCATTTACGAAAAATCTATAACCTATTCTATAATAAAAGCAACCCCAACTTTCTCTCCATTTTAAGACTTAAATATTGTTGGGGAAAGATgacaaataataaaataaccatAGTAGTCAATCGCGGATCGCGGCCTGTCGCGGATGACCCCCAAAAATGAAATCCCATACAAGGGAAGGCCGCTATTGGCCGCGAATAGCGGGATTTTGCGGCTGTGATCCCGTCGCAGCAGGCGTTCGCTAACAGCTATAAATAAAGTTCTATTTGTTAAGTCACACGAAATTAAGAAGAAATATGTGAGTGGCCATTACTATTTATTGAGTAGTCATACTCATTTGTTATAACTGAATGACTGACTACCgattgtaaatgaaattcaatATCAGATACATGAGGTTCAGaagaaatttgaaaattattcATTGCCACTAGGTACCAGTGAGAGGGTAACAATTTTATATAAGTTCTATCTGTAAAGTTACATAAAATTAAGAAGAAACTTATCAGTGCCTATAACATTTTACTGATTAATCAATTGCTACCAATGAGTGGTTAATAGagaaagaaacaacaaaggGTATTATTGTTCGTTAGGTGATAATATATGGTTATTCTCTCAAATTAAACATTATATGGTTcttaattttgatattttctGTTCGTTAAAGTTAACTCTTACTTGTTAGTGATCCGTGCTATTAAAATTTTCTATAAAATATCATTTAGGAAAACAAGAAAGCCACGTTcgaataaaattaatttgatgCAGAAGAATTACTAGCTATGACAAGAGATTATTATACAAGATATCCCATATATGCTAGTAACATGAAAACTTATCTAAGTTTGATGATAAGAATACCTACTTCCACTCAAGTCAACAGCATCCTCAATGCGATATCCAACTGATTGATCAAAGTCAGACACACGAAAAGAATCGATCATGCTTCCTTCGGTAAAGCTGAAAACCATATGTCGGGTAGTCAGTTcatgtaatttttttcaaacaaaCACTACATACAAACAGAAGTCTCCTAAAACTATATGaaagcaaaaacaaaaactgGAACACACTTGTAATGCAAATTTATGATATTCTTCTCGCAGTGAATAATCTAATCATGCTAAGAAAATGAATCCAAATTTCCATTGAAGCAGCAACTCAAGACATGGCCgaaccaaaaaaaaacattgggAGGGGAGCTATTTAGAATTTTAATGGGAGAGATTTTACATGTATGGAGGCGACTGCCTAAAGAATTATGCATACAACAGACGGAAACTTTTGACTCTGGCGGTACTACCGCCTGatacaatcaaatcaaatatattgcaaatgatataataattaattttctcaAGATTACATATACAGCTTTTGAGTTACTGTTAACCACTAAGGTTAACATAGTAAACCTTATAAAGAATAACTTCATCCACCAAAGGAAATATGTCGAAACTGCAAGGTGGTGATAGTACTAGGGAAAATCGTGGATAGACAATTTTCCTAAAAATGCAAAATAGATATTGTTATGGTTCTTGACCAAGTATATAAGAATAAATATGGCCTCTCAGATTTGTTACTAGACTAGACTagatagtactccctccgtccctaattataagctaaagttgtaaaaatcacacttattaagaaagccttaattgatgcattggttttcaaaaaaaatgtacaactttctatgtttacccctatttatgataacactttttcatcattgtactactaatggtggtgctccactaccaataaatgcaagggtgaatatggaaagaaatattaacttttgcaaggttagcttatatttagtgacacaaaaaaagtctcaatgttagcttataattagggacggagggagtattaaacaAGGGCAGTCCGGTGCAATAGGTgctggtcccacgaaccatcggctctgataccacttgttggggagagtcacggcgaggacccatggggcaaggccgaggggaaacaccaaggagatcttggacaccacatcttaacccaaaaccttaaggcaataggtttatgggtccatctccttataaactctccctcttacaCTGACTTCttcgatgtgggacttgactctaacacttgatcACTTGATTCCAACAGCACCAACTACAATTTTATTCAATACCGAACAAAGATTATATGAAGTTATCATTATCAAGTTCCGTTCCACcaaactgaaagaaatgaaaaCCCTCAAGTATCTCAAATCTCCCAACTAAAGAGAGCAAAGCAACAATGAAAATCACCATATTCTAGATATTCCTTGTTCCACCCACAAGGTAAAATAAATGACCTAAAAGTGTCTCAAATCTCAGTCTAAGATAGCGAGAAACTCTGGCATGTGGTAAGCAGCACTAGATACATAAACTAAAACTCTGAACTCTGAAGTAAACAAGATGTTTGCCAAAAATATTCAAGAAAACATACTATGCATTGGAACTAGGTAATTGTTGTGAATCGAACTCGGCATCAACGCTGGCTCTACTCCACATACACCATCATATCCTCAATTCCCTTGTCGCTCCAGCAAAACATGAAACCTAAAAACCATGGCCAAAACAATTCACAGAATGAAAAACACAATCTTTGCTTCTGTAGAGGCCGAACAGAACAACCAAATACTAAAACTTgcaacaaacaaaagaaaaaaccaaaattcaGACAATTCAAATCTCAGAAATTCCCAGAGTTCCAGAGATACTGACAGAAAACAAATCTCAAA
This portion of the Lotus japonicus ecotype B-129 chromosome 3, LjGifu_v1.2 genome encodes:
- the LOC130743246 gene encoding transcription factor TGA6-like isoform X1 — encoded protein: MWSRASVDAEFDSQQLPSSNAYFTEGSMIDSFRVSDFDQSVGYRIEDAVDLSGNSAFNPLKVSNQTISRVHIGTFDKLPISLDKSPLTNQTEQEGLQLQKIQSSNLVTLLSGNTENQEESAMADASPRTDISTDGDTDDKNQRFDRSSLAVGASDSSDRSKDKTDQKSLRRLAQNREAARKSRLRKKAYVQQLESSRLKLTQLEQELQKARQQGIFISNSGDQAHSNSGNGAMAFDVEYARWLEEQNRLINELRAAVNSHASDTELRMILDGIMAHYDEIFKMKIVAAKADVFHLLSGMWKTPAERCFLWLGGFRSSELLKLLVNQLEPLTEQQLVGITNLQQSSQQAEDALSQGMEALQQSLSETLSTGSPGSSGSSGNVANYMGQMAMAMGKLGTLEGFIRQADNLRQQTLQQIHRILTTRQSARALLAINDYFSRLRALSSLWLARPRD
- the LOC130743246 gene encoding transcription factor TGA2.2-like isoform X2, which gives rise to MADASPRTDISTDGDTDDKNQRFDRSSLAVGASDSSDRSKDKTDQKSLRRLAQNREAARKSRLRKKAYVQQLESSRLKLTQLEQELQKARQQGIFISNSGDQAHSNSGNGAMAFDVEYARWLEEQNRLINELRAAVNSHASDTELRMILDGIMAHYDEIFKMKIVAAKADVFHLLSGMWKTPAERCFLWLGGFRSSELLKLLVNQLEPLTEQQLVGITNLQQSSQQAEDALSQGMEALQQSLSETLSTGSPGSSGSSGNVANYMGQMAMAMGKLGTLEGFIRQADNLRQQTLQQIHRILTTRQSARALLAINDYFSRLRALSSLWLARPRD